From the genome of Candidatus Schekmanbacteria bacterium, one region includes:
- a CDS encoding aminoacyl-tRNA hydrolase — MKIVCGIGNPGLIYKPTRHNIGWQVIDYLKKKIGFNFQRHKLSYWAEVEIEGKDAVILKPRTFVNLSGNAVKYFLEKYSVNIDDVIVIHDDLDLLPGKVKIKKGGGHGGHKGIKSIIDVLGDSNFSRIRVGIGKPFNKEDVVEYVLSSPNKDEKDKIREAIEIAAEAVEYIIENGETAAMNKFNSRNKEEN, encoded by the coding sequence TTGAAAATTGTTTGCGGTATAGGAAATCCTGGTTTGATTTACAAGCCAACTAGGCATAATATTGGTTGGCAGGTAATAGATTACCTTAAAAAAAAAATTGGATTCAACTTTCAACGGCATAAATTATCATATTGGGCTGAAGTTGAAATAGAAGGGAAGGATGCGGTTATTTTAAAACCGAGGACTTTTGTTAATTTAAGCGGAAATGCAGTAAAGTATTTTTTAGAAAAATATTCAGTAAATATTGATGATGTAATTGTCATACATGATGATTTAGACCTTTTACCTGGCAAGGTGAAAATAAAAAAAGGTGGAGGACATGGAGGACACAAAGGGATAAAGTCTATAATTGATGTATTAGGTGATAGCAATTTTTCAAGAATAAGAGTAGGAATTGGTAAGCCCTTTAATAAAGAAGATGTTGTTGAATATGTGCTTTCATCTCCCAACAAGGATGAAAAGGACAAAATAAGAGAAGCAATAGAAATAGCTGCTGAAGCAGTTGAATATATAATTGAAAATGGAGAAACTGCAGCAATGAATAAATTCAACAGTAGAAATAAGGAGGAAAATTAG
- a CDS encoding 50S ribosomal protein L25, giving the protein MQITSLKVSKREKSGKEFSKKLRKKGIVPAIVYGNGINMPIQLEKREISHILAKNPSGHPIVELEVENEDFNSHVILKETQRDPVTGDIIHADFLKIDMTKKVTITVPIKITGKSKGVAEEGGLLNIVHRELDIEALPNAIPEAITVDISNLGLNESIHVSDIDLGSDVKILEDPGIAIVSVVSPKAEAKPAEEELAEEAAEEAVEGKVEEEKKEAEGESSPAEAKEEEKTEK; this is encoded by the coding sequence TCTAAAAAACTCAGGAAAAAGGGAATAGTTCCTGCAATTGTATATGGCAACGGGATAAATATGCCTATTCAGCTCGAGAAAAGGGAAATCTCTCATATTTTAGCAAAAAATCCTTCAGGACATCCAATTGTAGAATTAGAAGTTGAAAACGAAGACTTCAACTCACATGTTATTCTCAAAGAAACACAAAGGGATCCTGTGACTGGTGACATTATTCATGCTGATTTTTTGAAAATAGATATGACCAAAAAGGTTACGATAACGGTCCCGATCAAGATTACAGGCAAGAGCAAAGGAGTGGCAGAAGAAGGAGGATTGCTCAATATTGTCCACAGAGAACTCGATATTGAGGCGCTGCCAAATGCAATTCCCGAGGCAATCACCGTCGATATATCAAACCTTGGTTTAAACGAGAGCATTCATGTTTCTGATATAGACCTTGGCAGTGATGTCAAAATTTTAGAAGATCCGGGAATAGCCATAGTTTCCGTAGTTTCTCCTAAAGCAGAAGCTAAACCGGCTGAAGAAGAACTTGCTGAAGAAGCTGCTGAAGAAGCTGTTGAAGGGAAAGTGGAAGAAGAAAAGAAAGAAGCTGAAGGCGAATCTTCTCCTGCTGAGGCAAAAGAAGAAGAAAAAACTGAGAAATGA